A genomic region of Haliotis asinina isolate JCU_RB_2024 chromosome 1, JCU_Hal_asi_v2, whole genome shotgun sequence contains the following coding sequences:
- the LOC137281925 gene encoding uncharacterized protein, with the protein MVPVTSPRFLLVTAIVMNTVQTSVSYPTPPSPTTKVRTCPAVCEQLQHENGTTTGNAENMSSTNTTLNMHFARVTLEGPDFEYQFFDMALSLVSPNARALLRKLENVTEGKDIVWENALEGTKLIQVGPPRMHALFEVIHLLKVYVNQSRDINLTTDLYTLWWLTDAVFRETYDQLQKTRNGQIQAMAFSWAQSREVIGDMLNTHCNVVCHRQYVIDKFNIPYDYL; encoded by the coding sequence ATGGTGCCAGTCACGTCCCCTCGCTTCCTCCTCGTGACGGCGATTGTTATGAATACAGTTCAAACTTCAGTTTCCTATCCCACTCCGCCAAGTCCGACAACTAAAGTGCGCACATGCCCTGCTGTTTGCGAACAACTTCAACATGAGAATGGTACAACCACGGGAAACGCTGAAAATATGTCATCAACAAATACCACGCTTAACATGCATTTTGCACGTGTAACACTGGAAGGCCCTGACTTTGAATATCAATTTTTTGACATGGCGTTGTCTTTGGTCAGCCCAAATGCGCGTGCTCTTTTGCGCAAACTGGAGAACGTCACAGAAGGTAAGGACATTGTCTGGGAAAATGCCTTGGAGGGTACAAAATTAATACAAGTCGGCCCGCCTCGTATGCACGCTCTTTTCGAAGTCATCCACCTCTTGAAAGTCTACGTGAACCAGTCACGTGACATTAACCTAACTACGGACTTGTATACTTTGTGGTGGCTCACTGATGCTGTGTTCAGAGAGACATATGATCAGCTCCAGAAGACGCGCAATGGTCAGATTCAGGCGATGGCGTTTTCCTGGGCACAGTCTAGAGAAGTCATTGGGGACATGTTGAACACCCATTGCAACGTCGTTTGTCACCGCCAGTACGTCATCGACAAATTCAATATTCCTTACGATTATTTGTAG